From one Lolium rigidum isolate FL_2022 chromosome 4, APGP_CSIRO_Lrig_0.1, whole genome shotgun sequence genomic stretch:
- the LOC124707340 gene encoding uncharacterized protein LOC124707340 produces the protein MSWLTRSIAATLSSPRGEPDPDAYSDSEASSADRAAAEGSSPSPRDPEEEEEPEQPNTPSRGVKDDISELTETLTRRLWGVASFLAPPPPPPEPSSQREEDGGGGDAEEEADPQSPRIAGIRSDLAEIGGRVRSGISMLQSNLAVAEISKIASSLLPFGQEEADEGEPVVGATEEVLVFVRHISTRPETWLDFPLFVSERYADDFELSDAQYVHALSMEHLVPSLSELKVQICSTDMSEACFWKIYFVLLYSKLNKQDAELLSTPQILEAREELLQSLQAKNKRGSESTGEPSENANAFSPPTKEKVIQPSSIQDKEAISEVRSFEEATSDITPEIVAEKFPVSTTEVEIVDKSVIEEELSVKDKSKTSSVESRPRADEDEVDEWPDDDTDEEPEAPGTASNRPSLGQEEDVSFSDLEDDEDDDNKRVGK, from the exons ATGTCGTGGCTCACGCGCTCCATCGCCGCCACGCTCTCCTCGCCGCGCGGCGAGCCCGATCCCGACGCCTACTCCGACTCCGAGGCCTCCTCCGCCGACAGGGCGGCCGCGGAGgggtcctcgccgtcgccgcgcgaccccgaggaggaggaggagcccgagCAGCCCAACACCCCGAGCCGCGGCGTCAAGGACGACATCTCCGAGCTCACCGAGACCCTCACGCGCCGCCTCTGGGGCGTGGCGTCCTTCCTcgccccgcctccgccgccaccggagCCCTCGTCCCAGCGCGAGGAGGACGGCGGGGGCGGGGATGCGGAAGAGGAGGCCGACCCGCAGTCGCCGCGCATCGCCGGGATCCGGAGCGACCTGGCGGAGATCGGGGGCAGGGTGAGGAGCGGCATCTCCATGCTGCAGAGCAACCTGGCCGTGGCCGAGATCTCCAAGATCGCGTCCTCGCTCCTGCCCTTCGGCCAGGAGGAGGCCGACGAAGGGGAGCCCGTCGTCGGCGCCACCGAGGAGGTGCTGGTCTTCGTCAGGCACATCTCGACGCGGCCTGAGACGTGGCTTGATTTCCCTCTCTTCGTCAGCGAGCGTTATGCAGATG ATTTTGAACTATCGGATGCTCAGTACGTCCATGCATTATCCATGGAGCATCTCGTGCCAAGCCTATCAGAATTGAAGGTTCAGATTTGCTCAACTGATATGAGTGAAGCATGTTTCTGGAAGATCTATTTTGTGCTTCTGTACTCAAAGCTCAACAAACAAGATGCTGAACTTCTATCAACACCACAG ATCCTAGAAGCAAGGGAGGAGTTGCTGCAAAGTTTACAGGCTAAGAATAAGCGAGGATCTGAAAGTACTGGGGAACCATCAGAGAATGCGAACGCATTCTCTCCCCCTACTAAGGAGAAGGTGATACAGCCTTCAAGCATTCAAGATAAAGAGGCCATATCGGAGGTTCGGTCCTTCGAAGAAGCCACTTCCGACATCACACCAGAAATCGTGGCTGAGAAGTTCCCAGTTTCAACCACTGAGGTGGAAATCGTTGACAAGTCAGTGATCGAAGAAGAGTTGTCTGTGAAAGACAAAAGCAAGACTTCATCAGTTGAGTCCAGACCTCGCGCCGACGAGGATGAAGTGGACGAatggccagatgatgacacagacGAGGAGCCTGAGGCCCCTGGGACAGCAAGCAACAGGCCGTCGCTGGGGCAGGAGGAGGATGTGTCATTCAGCGATCTGGAagacgacgaggatgatgacaaTAAAAGGGTGGGCAAGTAG